A single region of the Malus sylvestris chromosome 8, drMalSylv7.2, whole genome shotgun sequence genome encodes:
- the LOC126633579 gene encoding EIN3-binding F-box protein 1-like: MSKLLGFSGKDDFCPGGIYTNPKEAGLLLSLGHHADVLFPPRKRSRISAPFIFSGGYFEKEVSINVLPDECLFEIFKRIPGGEERSACACVSKRWLNVLSNINRDEFSSNTTNQSFKSQDEVSGNKAEDQEVEGCGYLSRSLEGKKATDVRLAAIAVGTASRGGLGKLMIRGNNSVRGVTNLGLKAISHGCPSLRVLSLWNMSSIGDEGLCEIANRCRLLEKLDLSRCPAISDKGLIAIAKKCPNLTDVSLESCSNIGNEGLQAIGQCCPNLKSISIKNCHLVGDQGIVSLLSSISYVLTKVKLQALTISDVSLAVIGHYGNAVTDLVLTSLSNVTERGFWVMGNGQGLQKLKSFTVTSCQGVTDTGLEAVGKGCPNLKQFCLRKCLFVSDSGLVSFCKAAGSLESLHLEECHRITQFGLFGVLSTGGSKLKSLAFVSCLGLKDLNFGSPGVSPCQSLRSLSIRSCPGFGNVGLALLGKLCPQLQHVDFSGLESITDVGFLPLVENCEAGLVKVNLSGCVNLTDKVVSSMADLHGWTMEVLNLEGCRLVSDAGLAAIAGNCTLLSDLDVSRCAITNFGIASLAHADQLNLQMLSISGCPLVSDKSLPALVKMGQTLLGLNLQHCNAISSSTVDRLVEQLWRCDILS, from the exons ATGTCAAAGCTACTTGGCTTCTCCG GTAAAGATGATTTTTGCCCTGGGGGAATATACACAAACCCTAAAGAAGCTGGCCTCTTGTTGTCTCTTGGACATCATGCTGATGTCCTATTTCCTCCTCGCAAGAGGTCTCGCATCAGCGCCCCCTTCATTTTTAGCGGAGGATATTTTGAGAAGGAGGTGTCTATAAATGTTCTACCAGATGAGTGCCTCTTTGAAATCTTTAAACGGATTCCTGGAGGCGAGGAAAGGAGTGCTTGTGCATGCGTTTCCAAGCGGTGGCTTAATGTTTTAAGTAATATCAATAGGGATGAATTCAGCAGCAACACAACCAACCAATCTTTCAAGTCTCAGGATGAGGTCTCTGGAAATAAAGCTGAAGATCAGGAAGTTGAGGGTTGTGGATATCTTTCCAGGAGCTTGGAAGGAAAGAAGGCAACAGATGTTAGACTTGCTGCAATTGCTGTTGGAACTGCTAGTCGTGGTGGATTGGGAAAGCTTATGATCCGTGGAAACAATTCTGTTCGTGGGGTGACAAACCTTGGCCTTAaggcaatatcccatggctgTCCTTCTCTGAGGGTTCTTTCTTTGTGGAACATGTCCTCTATTGGAGATGAGGGCCTGTGCGAGATTGCTAACCGCTGTCGTCTGTTAGAGAAGCTTGACCTCTCCCGGTGTCCTGCAATATCTGATAAGGGTTTGATTGCAATTGCCAAGAAGTGTCCTAATTTGACAGATGTATCACTTGAGTCTTGTTCCAACATTGGAAATGAAGGTCTTCAAGCAATTGGCCAGTGCTGCCCCAATCTCAAATCCATTTCAATCAAGAATTGCCATCTTGTTGGGGATCAGGGAATTGTTAGTTTGCTATCTTCAATCTCTTATGTCCTGACAAAGGTGAAGCTTCAGGCTTTGACCATCTCTGATGTGTCTCTTGCCGTTATTGGACACTATGGCAATGCTGTAACGGATCTTGTCCTTACCAGCCTCTCTAACGTGACTGAGAGGGGTTTCTGGGTCATGGGCAATGGTCAGGGACTGCAGAAGTTGAAGTCCTTCACTGTTACATCCTGTCAAGGTGTTACAGATACAGGTCTTGAAGCAGTAGGAAAAGGTTGCCCGAACTTGAAACAGTTTTGCCTTCGCAAATGTCTATTCGTATCTGACAGTGGGTTGGTATCGTTCTGCAAAGCAGCAGGATCTCTTGAGAGCCTTCATTTAGAGGAGTGCCACAGGATCACCCAATTTGGGCTTTTTGGTGTTCTTTCAACTGGTGGTTCAAAATTGAAGTCTCTGGCTTTTGTTTCCTGCCTGGGATTGAAGGATCTAAACTTTGGATCACCTGGGGTGTCTCCGTGCCAATCTCTTCGATCATTGTCGATTCGTAGCTGCCCTGGATTTGGGAACGttggcctggctcttttgggtaAACTTTGCCCTCAACTGCAGCATGTAGACTTCAGTGGTCTTGAGAGTATAACAGATGTTGGGTTTCTCCCACTGGTTGAGAACTGTGAGGCTGGCCTGGTAAAGGTTAATCTCAGCGGTTGTGTGAATCTAACAGACAAAGTGGTTTCATCCATGGCTGACCTACATGGTTGGACTATGGAAGTCCTAAACCTTGAAGGCTGTAGACTGGTCAGCGATGCAGGCTTGGCAGCTATTGCAGGGAACTGCACATTGCTTAGTGATCTTGACGTCTCAAGGTGTGCAATCACCAATTTTGGAATTGCATCCCTAGCCCATGCAGACCAGCTAAATCTGCAGATGCTCTCCATATCTGGGTGCCCTTTGGTATCTGACAAGAGTTTGCCTGCCTTGGTGAAAATGGGTCAGACCCTTCTTGGTTTGAATCTTCAGCATTGCAACGCCATCAGCAGCAGCACTGTTGACCGGCTCGTGGAGCAGCTGTGGCGTTGTGATATCCTTTCCTAG